In bacterium, the DNA window AAAAGATTCTCTTCTCATGTGACTTTTTCGGCTCTCATATAGCGTCTTCAGAACTTTACGTTACCGATGAAGGCAGAGTGTACGAGGCTGCCAAGCGCTACTTCGCGGAGATAATGATGCCGTTCCGGACAATAATCCAGAAAAACCTTGAAAAGCTTGCTCCGTATAAGATTGAGATGATTGCGCCGAGTCACGGTCCCATCTATAAGAACCCGGAGTTCATCATCTCCGCCTACAGGGAATGGGTTTCGGATACGCCGAAGAACATGGTCGTGATACCATACGTCTCAATGCACGAGAGCACCCGCCAGATGGTTTCCTACCTGGTCTCGGCACTAATAGAGAGAGGAATAGGCGTTCAACAGTTCGACGTCCCTGGCTCCGACATAGGCAAGATTGCCATGTCGCTCGTGGACGCTGCAACCGTTGTCGTTGCGACTCCCACCGTTCTCGCAGGCCCTCACCCCGCCGCCGCTTATGCGACGTTTCTTGCAAACGCGCTGAAGCCTAAGACTAAATACCTCGCGATAATAGGCTCCTTCGGCTGGGGCGGAAAGACCGTCGAAATACTCTCAAACATGATACCGAACCTCAAGGTCGAGGTTCTTGGCACCGTGCTCGCTAAGGGGCTTGCAACCGAGGCAGACTATAAAGCGCTTGACGAACTTGCGGATAAGATAGCGGCCAAGCATAAAGGGTTGTGAAAAACCCCGGT includes these proteins:
- a CDS encoding FprA family A-type flavoprotein, which encodes MKSREINDRIAWFGTIDWDRRLFDSLIPLPDGTSYNAYLVRGSEKTVLIDTTDPPFSHEFLKQLKDVSRLDYVISHHAEQDHSGSLPHVLEKYPDAKLLCSTKAKPMLLDLLGINEERFKTVEDGEELSLGDMTLKFIYTPWVHWPETMVTYLKEEKILFSCDFFGSHIASSELYVTDEGRVYEAAKRYFAEIMMPFRTIIQKNLEKLAPYKIEMIAPSHGPIYKNPEFIISAYREWVSDTPKNMVVIPYVSMHESTRQMVSYLVSALIERGIGVQQFDVPGSDIGKIAMSLVDAATVVVATPTVLAGPHPAAAYATFLANALKPKTKYLAIIGSFGWGGKTVEILSNMIPNLKVEVLGTVLAKGLATEADYKALDELADKIAAKHKGL